The following proteins are encoded in a genomic region of Spirosoma sp. SC4-14:
- a CDS encoding OsmC family protein — MTFYEKVGKALAGADKWPYTYNSLLLNIMKISASIKSSYNQQETVVQTNDSAKEMQITTKPSGFGSSINGGELLLLALATCFCNDIYREATKRNLTVSGVEVLVTGEFGADGEPGSNFTYKASVSSDAPPAEIDALIRHTDQIAEIHNTLRQGLSITLAM, encoded by the coding sequence ATGACCTTTTACGAAAAAGTCGGGAAAGCGCTGGCAGGTGCCGACAAATGGCCGTATACTTATAACTCCCTACTACTCAATATCATGAAAATCTCAGCGAGTATAAAAAGCTCTTACAACCAACAGGAAACGGTTGTGCAGACAAACGATTCGGCCAAGGAAATGCAGATTACCACCAAACCATCGGGTTTTGGATCGTCGATCAATGGTGGCGAACTCCTGCTTCTGGCCCTGGCAACCTGCTTCTGCAACGACATCTACCGCGAAGCCACTAAGCGAAACCTTACTGTATCGGGCGTTGAGGTGCTGGTTACGGGAGAGTTTGGTGCCGACGGCGAACCTGGATCAAACTTTACGTATAAAGCCAGTGTTTCATCAGACGCCCCTCCGGCCGAAATCGATGCGCTAATCAGACACACCGACCAGATTGCCGAAATCCATAACACCCTGCGACAAGGGCTTAGCATCACACTGGCTATGTGA